The following proteins are encoded in a genomic region of Bradyrhizobium sp. SK17:
- a CDS encoding DNA-3-methyladenine glycosylase: MAQKPRTTRATAPRLGKALKRGFFDRSVLEVAPDLIGVTFLVGDVGGIITEVEAYHHTEPAAHSYNGPTPRNQVMFGPPGFSYVYRSYGIHWCVNFVCEEAGSASAVLIRAIEPTHGLAAMRRRRGIEDERALCSGPGKLCEAMGITIAHSELPLDRPPIALHARLETPEIVTGIRIGITKAVELPWRYGLRGSKFLSKRF, from the coding sequence ATGGCTCAAAAACCGCGAACGACCCGTGCGACCGCGCCGCGCCTCGGCAAGGCGCTGAAACGCGGCTTCTTCGATCGCAGCGTCCTCGAGGTCGCGCCCGACCTGATCGGCGTGACCTTCCTGGTTGGTGACGTCGGCGGCATCATCACCGAGGTCGAGGCCTACCATCACACCGAACCGGCGGCCCACTCGTACAACGGCCCGACCCCGCGCAACCAGGTGATGTTCGGGCCGCCGGGCTTCTCTTATGTCTACCGCTCCTACGGCATCCATTGGTGCGTCAATTTCGTCTGCGAGGAAGCCGGCTCGGCCAGCGCGGTGCTGATCCGCGCGATCGAGCCGACCCACGGCCTCGCCGCGATGCGCCGGCGGCGCGGGATCGAGGATGAGCGCGCGCTGTGCTCGGGGCCGGGCAAGCTGTGCGAGGCGATGGGCATCACCATCGCCCATAGCGAATTGCCGCTCGACCGTCCCCCGATTGCACTGCATGCGCGGCTGGAGACGCCCGAGATCGTCACCGGGATCCGGATCGGCATCACCAAGGCCGTCGAGCTGCCGTGGCGCTACGGGCTGAGGGGATCGAAATTCCTCAGCAAGCGGTTCTGA
- the lipA gene encoding lipoyl synthase, translated as MVTIVDTISSTQLRPRHPEKVNRPDAVSPPKPDWIRVRAPNTRGYADTRKIVKENGLVTVCEEAGCPNIGECWDKKHATFMIMGDTCTRACAFCNVKTGMPGALDADEPEHVAEAVSKLGLAHVVITSVDRDDLADGGAEHFAQVIRAIRARCPTTTIEILTPDFLRKDGALERVVAAKPDVFNHNLETVPSRYLTVRPGARYFHSIRLLQRVKEIDPTIFTKSGIMVGLGEERHEVLQVMDDLRSAEVDFLTIGQYLQPTRKHHAVMRYVTPDEFAGYERVAYTKGFLMVSASPLTRSSHHAGEDFAKLQAARTARGR; from the coding sequence ATGGTCACCATCGTCGACACCATCTCCTCAACCCAGCTCCGCCCGCGTCACCCTGAAAAGGTGAACCGGCCCGACGCCGTGTCGCCGCCGAAGCCGGACTGGATCCGGGTTCGTGCGCCGAACACCCGCGGCTATGCGGATACGCGCAAGATCGTGAAGGAGAACGGCCTCGTCACGGTTTGCGAGGAGGCGGGTTGCCCCAACATCGGTGAGTGCTGGGACAAGAAGCACGCCACCTTCATGATCATGGGCGACACCTGCACGCGCGCCTGTGCGTTCTGCAACGTCAAGACCGGCATGCCCGGCGCGCTCGATGCCGATGAGCCCGAGCACGTCGCCGAGGCGGTGTCCAAGCTGGGACTGGCCCACGTCGTCATCACCTCGGTCGACCGTGACGACCTCGCCGATGGCGGAGCCGAGCATTTCGCGCAAGTGATCCGCGCGATCCGCGCGCGCTGCCCGACCACCACGATCGAGATCCTGACGCCGGACTTCCTGCGCAAGGACGGTGCGCTGGAGCGCGTGGTCGCGGCCAAGCCCGACGTCTTCAACCACAATCTGGAGACCGTGCCGTCGCGCTACCTGACGGTCCGTCCCGGTGCGCGCTATTTCCATTCGATCCGACTCTTGCAGCGGGTCAAGGAGATCGATCCGACCATCTTCACCAAGTCCGGCATCATGGTCGGCCTCGGCGAGGAGCGGCACGAGGTGTTGCAGGTGATGGACGATCTGCGCTCGGCCGAGGTCGATTTCCTGACCATCGGCCAGTATCTCCAGCCGACCCGCAAGCATCACGCCGTGATGCGCTATGTGACCCCGGACGAATTCGCCGGCTACGAGCGCGTCGCCTATACCAAGGGTTTCCTGATGGTGTCGGCGAGCCCGCTGACGCGCTCGTCGCATCATGCCGGCGAGGACTTTGCCAAATTGCAGGCGGCGCGCACGGCCCGCGGTCGCTAG
- the ntrC gene encoding nitrogen regulation protein NR(I), whose product MPAGSILVADDDTAIRTVLNQALSRAGYEVRLTGNAATLWRWVSQGEGDLVITDVVMPDENAFDLLPRIKKMRPNLPVIVMSAQNTFMTAIRASERGAYEYLPKPFDLKELITIVGRALAEPKERVASPADDGEFDSIPLVGRSPAMQEIYRVLARLMQTDLTVMISGESGTGKELVARALHDYGRRRNGPFVAVNMAAIPRDLIESELFGHERGAFTGANTRASGRFEQAEGGTLFLDEIGDMPMEAQTRLLRVLQQGEYTTVGGRTPIKTDVRIVAASNKDLRILIQQGLFREDLFFRLNVVPLRLPPLRERIEDLPDLIRHFFSLAEKDGLPPKKLDAQALERLKQHRWPGNVRELENLARRLAALYPQDVITSSVIDGELAPPAVTSGSTATVGVDNLGGAVEAYLSSHFSGFPNGVPPPGLYHRILKEIEIPLLTAALAATRGNQIRAADLLGLNRNTLRKKIRDLDIQVYRSGG is encoded by the coding sequence ATGCCCGCAGGTAGCATACTTGTCGCTGACGACGACACCGCCATCCGGACCGTCCTGAACCAGGCGCTCTCGCGCGCCGGCTACGAGGTGCGGCTGACCGGCAACGCCGCCACGCTGTGGCGCTGGGTCAGCCAGGGCGAGGGCGATCTCGTCATCACCGACGTGGTGATGCCCGACGAGAACGCGTTCGATCTGCTGCCGCGGATCAAGAAGATGCGGCCCAACCTGCCGGTCATCGTGATGAGCGCGCAGAACACCTTCATGACCGCGATCCGCGCCTCCGAGCGCGGCGCCTATGAATACCTGCCGAAGCCGTTCGACCTGAAGGAGCTGATCACCATCGTCGGCCGCGCCCTGGCCGAGCCGAAGGAGCGGGTCGCCAGCCCCGCCGACGACGGCGAATTCGATTCGATCCCGCTGGTCGGCCGTTCGCCGGCGATGCAGGAAATCTACCGTGTGCTGGCGCGGCTGATGCAGACCGACCTCACCGTGATGATCTCCGGCGAGTCCGGCACCGGCAAGGAGCTGGTCGCCCGTGCGCTGCACGACTATGGCAGGCGCCGCAACGGCCCGTTCGTCGCGGTCAACATGGCGGCGATCCCGCGCGACCTGATCGAATCGGAGCTGTTCGGTCATGAGCGCGGCGCGTTCACCGGCGCCAACACCCGCGCCTCCGGCCGCTTCGAGCAGGCCGAGGGCGGCACGCTGTTCCTCGACGAGATCGGTGATATGCCGATGGAGGCGCAAACCCGTCTGCTCCGCGTGCTGCAGCAGGGCGAATACACCACCGTCGGCGGCCGCACCCCGATCAAGACCGACGTCCGCATCGTCGCGGCCTCCAACAAGGACCTGCGCATCCTGATCCAGCAGGGCCTGTTCCGCGAGGACCTGTTCTTCCGCCTCAACGTGGTGCCGCTGCGGCTGCCGCCACTGCGCGAGCGGATCGAGGACCTGCCCGACCTGATCCGGCATTTCTTCTCGCTGGCCGAGAAGGACGGCCTGCCACCGAAGAAGCTCGACGCCCAGGCCCTGGAGCGGCTCAAGCAGCACCGCTGGCCGGGCAATGTCCGCGAGCTGGAAAACCTCGCCCGCCGGCTTGCCGCGCTCTATCCGCAGGACGTCATCACTTCCTCGGTGATCGACGGCGAACTGGCGCCGCCGGCGGTGACCTCGGGCAGCACGGCAACCGTCGGCGTCGACAATCTCGGCGGCGCCGTCGAGGCCTATCTGTCCTCGCACTTCTCCGGCTTCCCGAACGGGGTACCGCCGCCGGGCCTCTACCACCGCATCCTCAAGGAGATCGAGATCCCCTTGCTGACCGCCGCGCTGGCGGCGACCCGCGGCAACCAGATCCGGGCCGCCGACCTGCTGGGATTGAACCGCAACACGCTGCGCAAGAAGATTCGCGACCTCGATATCCAGGTCTACCGCAGCGGCGGGTAG
- a CDS encoding nitrogen regulation protein NR(II) — protein sequence MTSAMEFRRPVPTDGEAILNALPNPVLLVAPDGRIVDANIAAESFFEISTQFLRRQSLKELVPFGSPLLALIEQVRASGSPVNEYKVDLGTPRIGGDRQVDLHVAPLTERPGHIVVMLQERTIADKMDRQLTHRSAARSVIALAAMLAHEIKNPLSGIRGAAQLLEQQASSEDRLLTRLICDEADRIVTLVDRMEVFGDDRPVARGPVNIHSVLDHVKRLAQSGFARNVRFIEDYDPSLPPVLANQDQLIQVFLNLVKNAAEAVADLGTDAEIQLTTAFRPGVRLSVPGKKSRVSLPLEFCVKDNGSGVPEDLLPNLFDPFVTTKQTGSGLGLALVAKIIGDHGGIIECESQPRKTTFRVLLPVYSAAKQLDQSNRDDVPGTPSPASQDAR from the coding sequence ATGACGTCAGCCATGGAGTTTCGCCGGCCCGTGCCGACCGACGGAGAGGCCATCCTCAACGCGCTGCCCAATCCGGTGCTGCTGGTCGCGCCCGACGGGCGGATCGTCGACGCCAACATCGCCGCCGAATCCTTCTTCGAGATCTCGACCCAGTTCCTGCGGCGGCAATCGCTCAAGGAGCTGGTGCCGTTCGGCAGCCCGCTGCTGGCGCTGATCGAGCAGGTGCGGGCGAGCGGCTCGCCGGTCAACGAATACAAGGTCGATCTCGGCACGCCGCGGATCGGCGGCGATCGCCAGGTCGACCTCCATGTCGCGCCGCTGACCGAGCGGCCCGGCCACATCGTGGTGATGCTGCAGGAGCGCACCATCGCCGACAAGATGGACCGCCAGCTCACCCACCGCAGCGCGGCGCGCTCGGTGATCGCGCTGGCGGCGATGCTCGCCCATGAGATCAAGAACCCGCTGTCCGGCATCCGCGGCGCGGCCCAGCTGCTGGAGCAGCAGGCCTCGTCCGAGGACCGGCTGCTGACACGGCTGATCTGCGACGAGGCCGATCGCATCGTCACCCTGGTCGATCGCATGGAGGTGTTCGGCGACGACCGTCCGGTGGCTCGCGGGCCGGTCAACATCCATTCGGTGCTCGATCATGTGAAGCGGCTGGCGCAGTCCGGCTTCGCCCGCAACGTCCGTTTCATCGAGGATTACGATCCGTCGCTACCGCCGGTGCTCGCCAACCAGGACCAGCTGATCCAGGTCTTCCTCAATCTGGTGAAGAACGCGGCCGAGGCGGTTGCCGATCTCGGGACCGATGCGGAGATCCAGCTCACCACCGCGTTCCGGCCGGGCGTACGGCTGTCGGTACCCGGCAAGAAATCGCGAGTCTCGCTGCCGCTCGAATTCTGCGTCAAGGACAACGGCTCGGGCGTGCCGGAAGACCTGCTGCCGAACCTGTTCGATCCGTTCGTCACCACCAAGCAGACCGGCAGCGGGCTCGGCCTCGCGCTGGTCGCCAAGATCATCGGCGATCACGGCGGCATCATCGAATGCGAGTCGCAGCCGCGCAAGACCACTTTCCGCGTACTGCTGCCGGTGTACAGCGCCGCCAAGCAACTCGACCAAAGCAACCGCGATGACGTTCCGGGTACGCCGTCGCCTGCCTCTCAGGATGCACGATGA
- a CDS encoding BA14K family protein — MMKLGTLVVTAITAGAMTLTTIAPSVAAPLAPARLQDQPTSVEHVQYRHWHGGGPRYGYRGGYRGGYHHHHGGGNGAAIIGGLAAGAIIGGAIAASQAKANNDAYCSQRFRSYDPASGTYIAKGGVRRSCP; from the coding sequence ATGATGAAGTTGGGAACTTTGGTCGTGACCGCAATCACTGCCGGTGCCATGACGTTGACCACGATTGCCCCTTCGGTCGCCGCGCCGCTCGCGCCCGCCCGGTTGCAGGACCAGCCCACCTCCGTCGAGCATGTGCAGTATCGTCACTGGCATGGCGGCGGCCCGCGCTATGGCTATCGCGGTGGTTATCGCGGCGGATACCACCATCACCACGGCGGCGGAAACGGCGCGGCGATCATCGGCGGTCTTGCGGCCGGTGCCATCATTGGCGGCGCGATCGCGGCGAGCCAGGCCAAGGCCAACAACGACGCCTATTGCTCTCAGCGCTTCCGTTCCTACGACCCGGCTTCGGGCACCTACATCGCGAAAGGTGGCGTGCGCCGTTCCTGTCCGTAA
- a CDS encoding bifunctional 2-C-methyl-D-erythritol 4-phosphate cytidylyltransferase/2-C-methyl-D-erythritol 2,4-cyclodiphosphate synthase, with product MPKPERTAAILVAAGRGLRAGAGGPKQYRTIGGQTVIYRAMQAFSAHPDVFAVQPVVNPDDAALFSEAVAGLRHQPPTPGGATRQASVHAGLEALASAKPDIVLIHDAARPFVTEAVIARAIAAAGRTGAAIPVVPVTDTIKLTGDTGDVEGTPERARLRIAQTPQAFRFDVILEAHRRAAREGRSDFTDDAALAEWAGLTVATFEGDPANMKLTTPEDFVREEARLASQLGDIRTGTGYDVHAFGEGDHVMICGVRVPHSKGFLAHSDGDVGLHALVDAILGALADGDIGSHFPPSDARWKGASSDQFLKYAVERVTARGGRIANLEVTLICERPKIGPLRDTMRAKIAEISGVHISRVAVKATTSERLGFTGREEGIAATASATVRLPWNDQGWDDKSWGA from the coding sequence ATGCCGAAGCCTGAGCGTACCGCAGCCATCCTTGTCGCAGCCGGCCGTGGACTGCGCGCCGGCGCTGGCGGTCCGAAGCAATACCGGACGATCGGCGGACAGACGGTGATCTACCGCGCCATGCAGGCGTTCTCCGCACATCCTGATGTCTTCGCGGTGCAGCCCGTGGTCAATCCCGACGACGCGGCGCTGTTCAGCGAGGCGGTCGCCGGCCTGCGCCATCAGCCGCCGACACCGGGCGGTGCGACCCGGCAGGCCTCGGTCCATGCCGGGCTCGAGGCACTGGCCAGCGCGAAGCCCGACATCGTGCTGATCCACGATGCCGCCCGCCCCTTCGTCACGGAGGCGGTGATCGCGCGCGCGATCGCAGCCGCCGGCCGTACCGGTGCCGCGATCCCGGTGGTGCCGGTGACAGACACGATCAAGCTCACCGGCGATACCGGCGATGTCGAAGGCACGCCGGAGCGCGCGCGCCTGCGGATCGCGCAGACGCCACAGGCCTTTCGCTTTGACGTGATATTGGAAGCGCATCGTCGCGCGGCACGCGAGGGCCGCAGCGATTTCACCGACGATGCGGCGCTCGCTGAATGGGCGGGATTGACGGTTGCGACATTTGAAGGTGATCCTGCCAATATGAAGCTCACTACACCGGAAGATTTCGTGCGCGAGGAAGCCCGGCTCGCCAGCCAGCTCGGCGACATCAGGACCGGCACCGGCTACGACGTGCACGCCTTCGGCGAAGGCGATCACGTTATGATCTGCGGCGTGCGCGTGCCGCACAGCAAGGGTTTCCTGGCGCATTCCGACGGCGACGTCGGGCTGCATGCGCTAGTCGACGCGATCCTCGGCGCGCTGGCGGACGGCGACATCGGCTCGCACTTCCCGCCGAGCGACGCCAGGTGGAAGGGCGCCTCCTCCGACCAGTTCCTGAAATACGCCGTCGAGCGCGTCACCGCGCGCGGCGGCCGGATCGCCAATCTCGAAGTGACCCTGATCTGCGAGCGGCCGAAGATCGGCCCGCTGCGTGACACCATGCGAGCCAAGATCGCCGAGATCTCCGGCGTCCACATCTCGCGCGTCGCAGTCAAGGCGACCACCAGCGAACGGCTCGGCTTCACCGGCCGCGAGGAAGGCATCGCGGCGACCGCGAGCGCCACGGTCCGCCTGCCCTGGAATGATCAAGGTTGGGACGACAAGAGCTGGGGTGCGTGA
- a CDS encoding DNA topology modulation protein, whose amino-acid sequence MQRVLVMGSSGSGKSTFARRLSGITGIPTVSIDALFWKPGWVESNRDEFQRRMTEAAREPRWIMDGNYTRNGAGELRRQLSDTIIWFDLPRSTCMLGIFRRIAGSYGRVRAEMAEGCPEKIDLEFFRYVWTYRQQQRPKLIEYFQGLRPDQSLVCFTHRAQADDYLKGLALTLNRARNLTSIH is encoded by the coding sequence ATGCAGCGCGTTCTGGTGATGGGATCGTCGGGATCCGGCAAGTCGACCTTTGCCCGGCGGCTGTCCGGGATCACGGGCATCCCGACCGTGTCGATCGATGCGCTGTTCTGGAAGCCGGGTTGGGTCGAGTCCAACAGGGACGAATTCCAGCGCCGCATGACCGAGGCCGCGCGCGAGCCGCGCTGGATCATGGACGGGAACTACACCAGGAACGGTGCGGGTGAGCTGCGCCGGCAGCTCTCCGATACGATCATCTGGTTCGACTTGCCGCGATCGACCTGCATGCTCGGGATTTTCCGGCGCATCGCCGGAAGCTACGGCCGGGTTCGCGCCGAGATGGCGGAGGGTTGCCCGGAGAAGATCGACCTTGAATTCTTCCGCTATGTCTGGACCTATCGCCAACAGCAGCGGCCGAAGCTGATCGAATATTTCCAAGGTTTGCGCCCTGATCAGTCGCTGGTCTGCTTCACCCACCGGGCGCAGGCGGACGACTATCTGAAGGGCCTCGCGCTCACGCTAAACCGTGCAAGAAACCTCACAAGTATCCACTGA
- a CDS encoding ubiquinone-binding protein produces MPRFSSKRRVHHSAPQMFDLVADVERYPEFVPLCQALKIRQRTPKDDGTEIVVADMTVSFKLVRETFTSKVTLDRPNLKILVEYLRGPFSNLENRWTFEPKSETECDVGFFLNYEFKSRMLAILMGSMFDAAFSRFAAAFEKRADQVYGKPQLST; encoded by the coding sequence ATGCCTCGATTCTCCAGCAAGCGGCGGGTCCACCATTCCGCCCCGCAAATGTTCGATCTGGTCGCCGACGTCGAGCGCTATCCGGAATTCGTGCCGCTGTGCCAGGCGCTCAAGATCCGCCAGCGCACGCCAAAGGACGACGGCACCGAGATCGTGGTGGCCGACATGACGGTCTCCTTCAAGCTGGTGCGCGAGACATTCACCAGCAAGGTGACGCTCGACCGGCCCAATCTGAAGATCCTGGTCGAATATCTGCGCGGGCCGTTCAGCAATCTGGAGAACCGCTGGACTTTTGAACCGAAGTCCGAGACCGAATGCGATGTCGGCTTCTTCCTGAACTACGAGTTCAAGAGCCGGATGCTGGCGATCCTGATGGGCTCGATGTTCGACGCCGCCTTCTCGCGCTTCGCCGCGGCGTTCGAGAAGCGCGCGGACCAGGTCTACGGCAAGCCTCAACTGTCGACCTAG
- a CDS encoding dihydrofolate reductase family protein, translating to MRKIVVGAFISLDGVMQSPGGPQEDPIGGFSFGGWFAPLFDEKTGEVIGEMLASPFDLLLGRKTYDIFAAHWPYVDKSDPIGPLFDRITKYVATRDATRKLSWQNSETLGTDAVGALKELKQSDGPNLLTQGSSDFLKTLLAAGLVDELNLFIAPLILGKGKRLFADSGKPGNLKLVSSQVMPSGIIHAKYVPDGEVKTGSFEFETPTEAELERRKNLT from the coding sequence GTGAGAAAGATTGTTGTTGGCGCCTTCATCAGCCTGGACGGCGTCATGCAGTCCCCGGGCGGCCCGCAGGAAGATCCGATCGGCGGCTTCAGCTTCGGCGGCTGGTTCGCGCCGCTGTTCGATGAGAAGACCGGCGAGGTCATCGGCGAAATGCTCGCCAGTCCGTTCGACCTGCTGCTTGGCCGCAAGACCTACGACATCTTTGCCGCGCACTGGCCCTATGTCGACAAGAGCGATCCGATCGGCCCGTTGTTCGATCGCATCACAAAATATGTCGCCACGCGCGATGCCACCCGCAAGCTGAGCTGGCAGAACAGCGAGACGCTGGGGACCGACGCCGTCGGCGCCTTGAAGGAGCTGAAGCAGTCCGACGGACCGAATCTCCTCACTCAGGGATCGAGCGATTTCCTCAAGACATTGCTCGCCGCGGGCCTCGTGGATGAGCTCAATCTCTTCATCGCGCCGCTCATCCTCGGCAAGGGCAAGCGCCTGTTCGCCGACAGCGGCAAGCCAGGCAATCTGAAGCTGGTGTCTTCGCAGGTCATGCCGTCCGGCATCATCCACGCCAAATACGTCCCAGACGGCGAGGTGAAGACCGGCTCGTTCGAATTCGAAACGCCAACTGAGGCAGAGCTCGAGCGTCGCAAGAACCTGACGTGA
- a CDS encoding CinA family protein — MGGSDARALSRALLDLCRMRKLTIATAESCTGGLVAGALTDIPGSSDVIDRGFVTYSNEAKRAMLGVKAATLETFGAVSKETATAMAIGALEKAGVDLAVSITGIAGPGGATPGKPVGLVHFAVAARDGRIIHREQRFGAIGRSTVRQRSVVEALRMLMELARPPQAAKPRREAASRLRPRVARSPRSHAAKRRRPPRG, encoded by the coding sequence ATGGGCGGCAGCGACGCTCGTGCCCTCTCCCGCGCGCTGCTCGACCTGTGCCGGATGCGCAAGCTGACGATCGCGACCGCCGAGTCCTGCACCGGCGGCCTGGTCGCCGGTGCGCTCACCGACATCCCCGGCTCTTCCGACGTGATCGACCGCGGCTTCGTGACCTATTCGAACGAGGCCAAGCGGGCGATGCTCGGCGTCAAGGCGGCGACGCTGGAAACATTTGGCGCGGTCAGCAAGGAAACCGCGACCGCGATGGCGATCGGCGCGCTGGAGAAAGCCGGCGTCGACCTTGCGGTCTCGATCACCGGCATTGCGGGTCCGGGCGGCGCGACGCCGGGCAAGCCGGTCGGCCTGGTGCATTTCGCGGTCGCCGCGCGTGACGGCCGCATCATTCACCGCGAACAGCGCTTTGGCGCGATCGGCCGCAGCACCGTCCGCCAGCGCTCGGTCGTGGAAGCGTTGCGCATGCTGATGGAGCTTGCCCGCCCCCCACAGGCCGCCAAGCCCCGTCGCGAAGCCGCCAGTAGGCTGCGGCCGCGGGTGGCCCGGTCGCCACGCAGCCATGCCGCGAAGCGGCGGCGGCCGCCGCGCGGCTGA
- the dusB gene encoding tRNA dihydrouridine synthase DusB, whose protein sequence is MKIGDIAVANRVLLAPMSGITDAPFRRLAARLGAGLVVSEMTASDDLVNGKPMSKLRCEAAGIGPHVVQLAGCQAHWMAEGARIAEGAGADIIDINMGCPARHVTGGQSGSALMRNLDHAVTLIEATLSAVKVPVTLKMRLGWDDNSLNAPELARRAEASGVQMITVHGRTRCQFYKGEANWNAVRAVKDAVTIPLVVNGDITSFDKAVAALELSGADAVMIGRGAQGQPWLPGQIGRRLETGIAEAAPSLAEQLKHVRALYDEVCSHYGLRIGLKHARKHLGWALETAAAYSCAPAATLKSWRQTILTSEEPSSVHRALEEAYDDFAWSAAA, encoded by the coding sequence TTGAAGATAGGTGATATTGCCGTCGCCAATCGGGTTCTCCTCGCGCCCATGTCCGGCATCACCGATGCGCCTTTCCGGCGACTCGCCGCCCGCCTCGGTGCCGGCTTGGTGGTCTCCGAGATGACCGCCAGCGACGACCTGGTGAACGGCAAGCCGATGTCGAAGCTGCGTTGCGAGGCAGCGGGGATCGGACCGCATGTGGTCCAGCTCGCCGGCTGCCAGGCGCATTGGATGGCGGAGGGCGCGCGGATCGCCGAGGGCGCCGGCGCGGACATCATCGACATCAATATGGGCTGCCCGGCGCGCCACGTCACCGGCGGCCAGTCCGGCTCGGCGCTGATGCGCAATCTCGACCACGCCGTCACGCTGATCGAGGCGACGCTGTCGGCGGTCAAGGTGCCGGTAACGCTGAAGATGCGGCTCGGCTGGGACGACAACTCGCTCAATGCGCCCGAACTGGCGCGCCGCGCCGAGGCGTCGGGCGTGCAGATGATCACCGTGCATGGCCGCACCCGCTGCCAGTTCTACAAGGGCGAGGCGAACTGGAATGCGGTGCGCGCAGTCAAGGATGCCGTGACCATCCCGCTCGTGGTCAATGGCGACATCACCTCGTTCGACAAGGCCGTCGCCGCGCTGGAGCTGTCCGGCGCCGACGCCGTGATGATCGGCCGCGGCGCCCAGGGGCAGCCTTGGTTGCCGGGCCAGATCGGCCGGCGCCTCGAGACCGGCATCGCAGAGGCCGCACCGTCGCTCGCCGAGCAGCTCAAGCATGTACGCGCGCTCTATGACGAGGTGTGCAGCCACTATGGCCTGCGCATCGGGCTCAAGCATGCGCGCAAGCATCTCGGCTGGGCGCTGGAGACCGCGGCGGCCTATAGCTGTGCGCCGGCGGCGACGCTGAAGAGCTGGCGGCAGACCATCCTGACCTCGGAGGAGCCATCCAGCGTGCATCGCGCGCTCGAGGAAGCCTACGACGACTTTGCCTGGAGTGCTGCCGCATGA